The following are encoded together in the Hoplias malabaricus isolate fHopMal1 unplaced genomic scaffold, fHopMal1.hap1 scaffold_264, whole genome shotgun sequence genome:
- the LOC136680219 gene encoding uridine 5'-monophosphate synthase-like, with amino-acid sequence MEGVKKLILKLHEVEAVKFGEFQLKSGLFSPIYFDLRIIVSYSELLREVSRLLYERAEEAEAKFDCVCGVPYTALPLATIICANHNHPMLIRRKEAKDYGTKQMIEGIIKAGDVCLIIEDVVTSGSSVLETARLLEKEGLKVKDAVVLLDREQGGRDTLEAEGITLHPVFTISTLLDVLLDAGRIDPDTHTRVKTFIEGNHPSIHPLSVTAYPDLH; translated from the exons ATGGAAGGTGTTAAGAAGTTGATATTGAAGCTCCACGAGGTGGAAGCAGTGAAGTTCGGAGAGTTTCAACTGAAGAGTGGACTTTTTTCTCCTATTTACTTCGACCTCCGAATAATCGTCTCTTACTCAGAGTTACTCCGAGAG GTGTCCAGACTGCTGTATGAGCGCGCTGAAGAAGCTGAAGCAAAGTTCGACTGTGTGTGTGGCGTCCCGTACACAGCTCTGCCGCTGGCCACCATCATCTGCGCCAACCACAACCACCCCATGCTCATCCGCAGAAAAGAGGCCAAGGACTATG ggACGAAGCAGATGATCGAGGGCATTATCAAGGCAGGTGACGTGTGTCTGATTATTGAGGACGTGGTGACGAGTGGCAGCAGTGTGCTGGAGACGGCTCGGCTGCTGGAGAAGGAGGGGTTAAAGGTGAAGGACGCCGTGGTGCTGCTGGACCGAGAGCAGGGAGGACGAGACACGCTCGAGGCCGAGGGGATCACCCTCCACCCggtctttaccatctccaccCTGCTGGATGTACTGCTGGACGCCGGACGCATCGACCCAG acacacacacgagagTGAAGACTTTCATCGAGggaaaccatccatccatccatccattatctgtaaccgcttatccagacCTTCACTAA
- the LOC136680218 gene encoding uridine 5'-monophosphate synthase-like — protein MIEGIIKAGDVCLIVEDVVTSGSSVLETARLLEKEGLKVKDAVVLLDREQGGRDMLEAEGITLHPVFTISTLLDVLLDAGRIDPATRRSVKTFIKGNQTFTKPPGNSSPRGEGDDV, from the exons ATGATCGAGGGCATTATCAAAGCAGGTGACGTGTGTCTGATCGTTGAGGACGTGGTGACGAGTGGCAGCAGTGTGCTGGAGACGGCTCGGCTGCTGGAGAAGGAGGGGTTAAAGGTGAAGGACGCCGTGGTGCTGCTGGACCGAGAGCAGGGAGGACGAGACATGCTCGAGGCCGAGGGTATCACCCTCCACCCggtctttaccatctccaccCTGCTGGATGTACTGCTGGACGCCGGACGCATCGACCCAG CCACACGCAGGAGCGTGAAGACTTTTATCAAGGGAAACCAGACCTTCACTAAACCACCAGGGAACAGCTCCCCCAGAGGCGAAGGAGATGATGTGTGA